From a region of the Streptomyces caniferus genome:
- a CDS encoding FAD/NAD(P)-binding protein, with protein sequence MTYGSELPEHRHIVVVGAGPRGIGIVERLTARRPRRSGTLHLVDPHLEGGRIWRPDQSPLLWMNSRCADITMFPDRDATCTGPVVTGPTLYEWATSAASRSCGDAAVAAEAAGLAPGSYASRRLCGAYLTWCLHTALSTLPAGWNARLYARRADRVSQQPDGTLRVHLDDGRILPADRLVLAMGNLEGPLTPEQRALGQFAADTGAGYLAPGCAADLDLGHIPGGGTVLVRGMGLAFLDVMALLTEGRGGSFHRDTTGVLRYAPSGSEPLMVVSSRRGLPLRPRPVVAARTVAPDEPVFLTGDAIADLVDRMTVSAGEHRRTLVVELWNAVGKEMAWGHYRELFTICPDAADIGWEAFVGEMADAAPGAASWSALEAHIGVTEHRFVLPDPHSPGLGPMTGADELAQWMSRTLARWVARATDPRHSTDSAAHRALVRTVETIAGVLTGNGPTMSPAARGVLDRLTRLARTTGAAVPCLRIEQLAALAREGTVRFAGARPEVGVSRQANTFTLRTGTLPTETFAARHLIDAWIPDSDVVGDRSGLLARMTCDGLARAIPGATPVHGAKIATCPDTYQVLDAQGRGSTRIVAVGDHASAGALGALSRPGTDAAFFRQNDIVASRLLDAAALHGAPPATTRSSAPAEEGRFAPSRGASAR encoded by the coding sequence ATGACGTACGGATCGGAACTCCCCGAGCACCGGCACATCGTCGTCGTCGGGGCGGGGCCACGCGGCATCGGCATCGTCGAGCGCCTGACCGCACGGCGACCGCGCAGGAGCGGCACACTCCACCTCGTCGATCCCCACCTGGAGGGCGGCAGGATCTGGCGGCCGGATCAGTCGCCGCTGCTGTGGATGAACTCCCGGTGCGCCGACATCACCATGTTTCCCGATCGCGACGCCACCTGTACCGGCCCTGTCGTCACCGGTCCCACGCTCTACGAGTGGGCCACGAGTGCGGCGTCCCGCTCGTGCGGTGACGCCGCCGTGGCGGCCGAGGCCGCCGGCCTCGCGCCGGGCAGCTACGCGAGCCGCCGGCTGTGCGGGGCCTACCTCACCTGGTGCCTGCACACTGCTCTGTCCACGCTGCCGGCCGGATGGAACGCGCGCCTGTACGCCCGGCGGGCAGACCGGGTCTCCCAGCAACCCGACGGCACCCTGCGGGTCCATCTCGACGACGGCCGGATCCTCCCGGCGGACCGGCTGGTCCTCGCCATGGGGAATCTCGAGGGCCCGCTCACCCCTGAACAGCGGGCCTTGGGGCAGTTCGCCGCGGACACCGGGGCCGGCTACCTGGCTCCCGGCTGCGCCGCCGATCTCGACCTGGGCCACATCCCCGGTGGCGGCACGGTCCTCGTACGCGGCATGGGGCTGGCCTTCCTCGATGTGATGGCCCTGCTGACCGAAGGCAGAGGAGGCAGCTTTCACCGGGACACCACAGGTGTGTTGCGCTACGCGCCGAGCGGCAGCGAGCCGCTGATGGTCGTCTCGTCGCGACGCGGCCTGCCGCTGCGGCCGCGTCCGGTGGTCGCGGCGCGGACCGTCGCACCGGACGAGCCGGTCTTCCTGACCGGGGACGCCATCGCGGACCTGGTCGACCGGATGACGGTCTCCGCCGGGGAACACCGCCGGACCCTCGTGGTGGAGCTGTGGAACGCGGTGGGCAAGGAAATGGCCTGGGGCCACTATCGCGAACTGTTCACCATCTGCCCGGACGCGGCGGACATCGGCTGGGAGGCCTTCGTCGGCGAAATGGCGGACGCCGCGCCGGGGGCCGCGTCCTGGTCCGCGCTGGAAGCGCACATCGGCGTCACGGAGCACCGTTTCGTGCTGCCCGACCCCCACTCCCCCGGGCTCGGGCCGATGACCGGCGCCGACGAGCTGGCGCAGTGGATGAGCCGCACCCTCGCCCGATGGGTGGCACGCGCCACCGACCCGCGACACAGCACCGACAGCGCCGCGCATCGAGCCCTGGTCCGGACGGTCGAGACGATCGCAGGTGTCCTCACCGGGAACGGCCCCACCATGAGCCCCGCGGCGCGAGGGGTCCTCGACCGGCTGACCCGCCTGGCCCGGACCACGGGCGCAGCCGTCCCCTGCCTGCGCATCGAGCAGCTCGCCGCGCTGGCCCGCGAGGGCACCGTACGCTTCGCGGGAGCCCGGCCCGAGGTCGGTGTCAGCCGGCAGGCGAACACCTTCACCCTGCGCACCGGCACCCTGCCGACGGAGACCTTCGCCGCCCGTCACCTCATCGACGCCTGGATACCCGACTCGGACGTCGTGGGCGACCGCTCCGGTCTGCTCGCCCGCATGACGTGCGACGGACTGGCCCGCGCCATACCGGGTGCGACGCCCGTGCACGGTGCGAAAATCGCCACCTGCCCGGACACCTATCAGGTCCTCGACGCCCAGGGCCGAGGCAGCACGCGCATCGTCGCCGTCGGCGACCATGCCTCCGCGGGCGCACTGGGGGCGCTGTCCCGTCCGGGGACCGACGCCGCCTTCTTCCGCCAGAACGACATCGTGGCGAGCCGGCTCCTCGACGCGGCTGCGCTCCACGGCGCTCCACCTGCCACCACGCGCAGCTCGGCGCCGGCGGAGGAAGGCCGTTTTGCACCGTCCCGGGGCGCCTCGGCGAGGTGA
- a CDS encoding prolyl oligopeptidase family serine peptidase: MTMTLNGFAYPEGLPRTVTDVVHGQEVADPFRWLEDAASVETRAWASAQQVLSRALLAGLPDSDTARDLMTALMAAGTGTPALRRGRWVFREMTEPLGEHPRLCASGPAGHDDRVLWDRSAMARWDPSPDGRTVALQSIEGGREDHTPLVLLNVPTGEITARMPHTRYSPIAWLADSSGFFYSRAARRNGPQELWLRRHDAEHRILASPDDLCRFRVRLWHDRWLTVAIRRGSDLRNRLLLADIGTDPRRPVWSRIQDTAIATTVPHLTVRGELFLATTYGAPAGRVVTADPYHCDPERWTTVVPEDAEAPLTHACLLEATGTGAPQLLVARTRRGRPDVSVHFPGTGRPPRPVPLPGSGTVLSLDTDPGGPTHLGWTSWTTPPATYRVDPVSLALAGGPVRRHQDELHEWREETVSADGARIPLTLLRRRNRADGPSPTLLLGYGGFQQTLTSSYESLVLAWVESGGLVVVPELRGPTATGGKHATFEDLEATADHLHRRALALPHQLGLLGMSNGGLTMAAATVRAPGRYGAVVCIAPLTDMVRYEHSGLGHAWRHEYGSAQDPDAFRHLLSYSPYHRITPGRPHPPTLLITLDGDTRVDPLHARKFCARLQHEAHGGGPYLWRTYRNSGHASMSRSARQQMACDILGFSAFHTGLRLASPTAR; this comes from the coding sequence ATGACCATGACGTTGAACGGTTTCGCCTACCCGGAAGGGCTCCCCCGGACGGTGACCGACGTCGTCCACGGCCAGGAGGTGGCCGACCCGTTCCGGTGGTTGGAGGACGCGGCGTCGGTCGAGACCCGCGCCTGGGCCTCGGCCCAACAGGTGCTCTCCCGGGCCCTGCTGGCCGGTCTGCCGGACAGTGACACCGCTCGGGACCTGATGACAGCGCTGATGGCCGCGGGCACCGGCACGCCGGCGCTCCGCCGGGGCCGGTGGGTCTTCCGGGAGATGACCGAACCCCTCGGCGAACACCCCCGGTTGTGCGCGAGCGGGCCCGCCGGACACGACGACCGTGTCCTGTGGGACCGGTCCGCCATGGCCCGCTGGGATCCGTCGCCCGACGGCCGCACCGTTGCTCTCCAGAGCATCGAGGGCGGCCGGGAGGATCACACTCCGCTCGTGCTTCTGAACGTTCCCACCGGTGAGATCACTGCCCGCATGCCGCACACCCGCTACAGCCCGATCGCCTGGCTGGCCGACAGCAGTGGCTTCTTCTACTCCCGGGCCGCGAGGCGGAACGGACCCCAGGAACTGTGGCTGCGCCGGCACGACGCCGAGCACCGGATACTGGCCTCCCCGGACGACCTGTGCCGCTTTCGTGTGCGTCTCTGGCACGACCGCTGGCTGACCGTGGCGATCCGCCGGGGAAGCGATCTGCGCAACCGGCTCCTCCTGGCGGACATCGGCACCGACCCGCGACGCCCGGTCTGGAGCCGGATCCAGGACACGGCGATCGCCACGACCGTCCCTCACCTCACGGTGCGGGGAGAGCTGTTCCTGGCCACCACCTACGGGGCGCCGGCCGGACGCGTCGTCACCGCGGATCCGTACCACTGCGACCCGGAGCGCTGGACGACCGTCGTGCCCGAGGACGCCGAGGCCCCGCTCACCCATGCGTGCCTGCTGGAGGCTACGGGTACCGGTGCGCCACAGCTGCTGGTCGCCCGCACCCGCCGTGGACGTCCCGACGTGAGCGTCCACTTCCCCGGCACCGGCCGCCCCCCGCGCCCCGTACCGCTCCCCGGGTCGGGCACGGTCCTGTCCCTCGACACGGACCCCGGCGGCCCCACGCATCTGGGATGGACGAGCTGGACCACTCCCCCGGCCACCTACCGTGTCGACCCCGTGTCCCTCGCTCTGGCCGGAGGTCCGGTCCGGCGCCACCAGGACGAGCTCCACGAATGGCGGGAGGAGACCGTCTCGGCCGACGGGGCACGGATCCCACTGACCCTGCTCCGCCGACGGAACCGGGCCGACGGTCCCTCACCCACGCTCCTCCTGGGCTACGGAGGGTTTCAGCAGACCCTCACCTCGTCCTACGAGTCGCTCGTCCTCGCCTGGGTGGAGTCGGGGGGACTGGTCGTGGTGCCCGAACTACGGGGCCCCACGGCAACCGGCGGGAAGCATGCCACCTTCGAGGACCTGGAAGCCACCGCCGATCACCTGCACCGGCGGGCCCTCGCCCTCCCGCACCAACTCGGCCTGCTCGGCATGAGCAACGGCGGTCTGACGATGGCGGCGGCGACGGTCCGCGCGCCCGGCCGGTACGGGGCCGTGGTCTGCATCGCCCCGCTGACCGACATGGTCCGCTACGAGCACAGCGGACTGGGCCACGCCTGGCGCCACGAGTACGGCTCTGCCCAGGACCCGGACGCGTTCCGCCATCTGCTCTCGTACTCCCCCTACCACCGCATCACCCCCGGCCGTCCGCACCCGCCGACCCTGCTGATCACCCTGGACGGCGACACCCGGGTCGACCCGCTGCACGCCCGCAAATTCTGTGCTCGCCTGCAGCACGAGGCGCACGGGGGCGGGCCCTACCTGTGGCGCACCTACCGGAACAGCGGTCACGCCTCGATGTCCCGCAGCGCCCGTCAGCAGATGGCCTGCGACATCCTCGGCTTCTCGGCGTTCCACACCGGTCTGCGTCTCGCTTCCCCCACCGCGCGATGA